TATTGATGATTGTGTTGAAGACCGCGTAGCTTATCGCCGCTATCTCCAGCAAGACCAAAAGTATCGCTATACCATTTTGGAGCAAGAAACAGGGGAGAAAGCACTACAGTTATGTGGGCAGTGTCAGCCTGATGTAATTTTACTAGATTTTTTGCTACCAGACCTAGATGGACTAGAATTTTTGACTGAGTTACAAAAGCTCGTAAAAGGAGCTATGCCAGCTATAGTCATGCTAACTGGTTATGGGAACGAAGCGATCGCCGTTCAAGCGATGAAAAGCGGTGTCTACGACTATTTGGTCAAGGGCGAGACAACAGCAGAACGTTTACGCTCAACTATTTCCTCAGCAATTGTACAAGGGCAATTACGCCAAGAACTCTATCGTAGTGAGGAGAAATTACGAGAAACCCAGAAATTTATTGAGCGTATTGCCGAAACAACGCCAGGGATTTTATACGTTTATGACTTGCTAGAGCAGTGTAATGTTTATCTTAACGGTCAGGTTAATAAGCTATTAGGTTACAGTGCCGAAGCAATCCAAGCTTTGGGAAACAAATTTCTCGTCCAGTTAATGCACCCTGATGATTTTATTAAGCTACCCCAATTATTTCAACAATTTAACTCAGCTAAAGATGAAGATATTATAGAGCATGAGTATAGGATGCGACACGCCAATGGTAAGTGGTGTTGGTTTAGCAGTCGTAATTCTGTATTCGTGAGAAATGATGATGGTTCACCACGCCAAATAGTGGGTACGGCTTTTGATATCACCTCTCGCAAGCAGACGGAGGAAGAACTGCGATCTAGTAATGAGCGTTTCCGACTAGCCGCAGCCGCCGTTAATGCAATGATTTATGAATTGGATCTGGAAACAAATACAGTCGCCAGAACAGAGGGATTGATACGGATTTTAGGCTACTCTCCAGAGGAAGTTCCAGCAAATTTAGAATGGTGGCAAGAGCAAATCCATCCTGAAGATAAAGAAACTTTGATTCAGCAATTCCATAATCTTCCAGTGAATCAAAATTTTTATACTTTTGAGTATCGAGTCCGTCACAAAAATAATCAGTATATCTATGTATTAGATCAAGGAGTAATTACTAAAAATCAACATGGGCAACCAGTGCGGATAATTGGCAGTACAACAGATATCACCGAACAGCAACTAGCACTGCGCGATCGCCAACTTGCGGAAGTAGCACTGCGTCAAAGTGAAGCTAAATTCCGTCGCATTGTAGACTCTAACATCGTTGGCATTTATTTTGGTGACGCTAGCGGTCAGATATACGAAGCAAACGATGCTTTTTTGGCAATGATGGGTTATTCTCGCTCTGAATTAGAAGCTGGCGTTTTGCGTTGGGATTTGATGTCGCCACCAGAATACCAAGACCTAGATCAGAACAAAATTCACGAATTACTAACTTACGGAGCTTGTACCCCTTTCGAGAAGGAGTATTTGCACAAAGATGGCTATCGGATACCTATTTTATTAGGACTGGCCGAAATTGAAGGTAAGGAGGAGAAAGGTTACGCAGCCTGCTTTGTCCTGGACTTAACTCAAAGCAAAAGTGCCGAAGCAGCCTTACGCCAAAGTGAAGAACGCTACCGTCATTTATCCAACGTCATACCGCAACTTGTTTGGATTAAAAACAATCAAGGTGAATGCGAATACGTCAATCAAAGATGGTGTGAATATACTGGGCTAACTCAAGAGCAAGCCATTGGCCTTGGCTGGCAACAAGTCATTCATCCAGATGATATCGCCGCCATTCAACAAGCTTGGATGCAGGGGATGAAGACTGAACAACCTTATGAACAAGAAATACGTTGTCGTAAACATGATGGCAGTTATCGCTGGCATTTAGCCAGAGCCGTTCCCATTACAGATGAGACAGGAAGGATTTTGCGATGGTTCGGCACAAGTACAGATATTAATGATCGCAAGCAATTAGAAGCGGAACGGAATCGCCTATTGCAACTAGAAAAAGCCGCCCGTGCAGAAGCGGAAGCCGCCAACCGCACAAAAGATGAGTTTGTCGCTATGGTATCTCATGATTTGCGATCGCCACTCAATTCTATTTTAGGTTGGTCACAATTGCTACGCACCCGCCAGTTTGATGAAGCCACATTCACCCGTGCATTAGAAACCATCGAACGCAACGCCCAATCACAATCAAAACTCCTAGAAGACTTACTAGATATGTCTCGTCTTCTCAGGGGTAAGTTGAAGTTAGAATGTAATCAAGTAGACCTAGCTGCCATTATAAATGTAGCAATTGAGACGGCTTATCCTTCAGCCCAAGCAAAAAATATTCATTTAGAATCAGTAATAGACGAATCAGTTCCCCTAATTTCTGGGGATATCAACCGTTTATTACAAGTTTTAGGTAACTTGCTATCAAATGCTATCAAGTTTACCCCTGCTAAGGGACAAATTACCGTTAAGCTACTACAAGCAAACACTGACACACAAATTACTGTTACTGATACAGGTATTGGTATTAGCCCAGATTTTTTACCTTACGTTTTTGAACGTTACCGCCAAGCAGACAGGCAAAATCAACAAGGCGGTTTAGGGCTGGGCTTAACGATCGCTCGTTATCTTGTCGAATTACACGGTGGTACAATTCATGTCACCAGCCCAGGTGAAGGGGAAGGTACTACTTTTATAATTAAGTTGCCGTTGTGTAGGTCATAGGGATGAGGGAATGGGGGAGATGAGGGAGCAGGGGAGAAAAACAAACTGTCAACTATCAACTGTCAACTGACTCATCACTCCTGGATCAGCTTTTAATTTCACCCAGGCAAAGAAGGGAATGGCTAAAAGTTGGGTTGCAGATGAGAAAATAATCAGTGTCATGAGGGAATGGTCGTACAAAATACCCATTAAAGCGCTACCCAAAAACCAAGATAAACCATAACCAGTGCTGAAAATGCCGTAAGCGGTGGCGCGTTTATTCATGGGAACCATACCTGCGATCGCCGCCTTTAAAATCGACTCTTGCGCCCCCATACCAATACCCCAAAATGCTATGCCTAAAAGTGCTAGTTGGCTATTTCCTAAAAATACTAATGGGGCGAATAGACATGAGAGAAATGCCGCGATAATTAAAATGGAAATGCCTAGCCTGTCGAATAAATAGCCGAAAATTAAAGCTGCGATCGCATCTACACCCATAGCTAAGGCATAAAACAGAGGTATAGTCTGTCCTGTAGCAATGTTTGATTTTTGAAAATGGAAAGCAATGAGCGGGAAATCTGCATATCCAGCCGCAATAATTGCCACTGCACCTAAATAAATCCAAAATATCCGGGGTAAACCTTCTTGTTGTTTCTGTTCGTCAGTTTCCTCTTCAAAATCACTGGGATTCGGATACAGAAATTGTAGTACTAACAACACTATCAACCCCAAGACGGCAGGTACAATCAAAATCGTAAAGCTGTGACGATACTCTCCCTGAAAATAAACCATTGCAGCCACAGCCAAAGGCCCCATAACTGCACCAGTTTGATCCATTGCCTCATGTAAACCAAAGCCAAAGCCTCTGCCAATTTGACTGACACCGTGGGAAAGCAGCGCATCTCTGGGGGGAGTACGTATAGCTTTACCAGTACGTTCCGCCATCATCAATCCTGCGGCTGCTTCCCATCTTCCAGCAAAAGCTAAAAGCGGTACAACGGCAGTGTTCAAGATGTAACCTAATGTTGTAATTCCCCAATACTTGCGTGATTGGTCGCTGAGATAACCAATGACTAAACGCAAACCATAGCCAATTAACTCACCAAAACCAGCAACTAACCCGACCACAGTGCCGCTAGCGCCTAAAACTTGTAAATAAGCCCCTGTAATACTCCGCGCCCCTTCATAAGTAGCATCGGCACAAAGACTTACAAAACCTAATAAAATTACAAACCTCAAAGCGGCTGATTTCTGTGGCATACCATTTCTTGTCATTTACGGCTTTCATATTGAAGCACAGGATGGCAAAAATTAGTTTTTGGTGAACAGTTATCAGTTATCAGTTAAATCAATTTGCTCACTGTCCACTGTTACCTGATTTATATAAGCATTAATGCTCATCAAAATTTTATAAACCCTACTCATTATTAAGTTCTTGATAATATTTTGTTGCTTTGCTGCGAAAAAATGATGTTTTTCGCAGGTTGATAGGGCTAGTCTTTATCAAAATTTAGTATTTTTAAAGATTAAATTGATTAATTGCTTAAACCAGTCAAAACAAAGCATAATAGCTAAACTAAGCTTTTTAATATCAAGAGTAACCAAACTACATACATTAAGTCACTCTGATACGTGTATCTAATTAGTTAAAATGCAAAAATCTCCCTGGTTTTTCTTCAGCAGAATTGCAGTTTCTGTATTCTTTGCTGAGTCATTTATCATGCTGTCTTTTCTGGTTTTACCAAAGATTCCAGATATAGTCGAGACATTGTTGGATGCCACTCTTTTAACATTAATGATTACGCCATCGTTATATTTTTTCTGCTATCTTCCTTTATCTAAAGAAATATCTAAACGGGCGATTATAGAAAAGGAGTTACGAAATTCAGAAAATTATTTAAAACAAAGAACTCAAAAGCTAGAACAAACTATGCAGCAACTTCAGCAAGCACCCAAACTGTTATTAGCAGAAAAAATTTCTGGACTTGGGCAAGTTGTTGCAGGTGTGGCTCATGAAATTAATAATCCGATTAATTTTATCTATGCTAACCTCCCGCATGTTCGTGAATATGGTGAATCTCTTGTAGATATAATTCAACTTTACCAAAGAATTTACCCCCAAGTAGATAATGAAATAGCTAGTTCAGTAGCGGAATCTGACCTGGATTTTACTATCCAAGACCTGCCAAAACTTTTATCATCTATGCAGGCAGGAGCAGACCGTATTCGCAAAATTGTATTAGCATTACGTAATTTTTCCCGCTTTGATGAAGCTAAAGTAAAAGCTGTAAATATTCATGATGGGATTGATAGTACTATATTATTACTCCAGTATAGGCTCAAATCTAAAATAGGAAATTCTCAAATTAAAATTGTCAAAAATTACAGTAAATTGCCGTTGGTGAAATGCGAACCAGGGCAATTAAACCAAGTTTTTATGAATATTATTAATAATGCGATTGATGTTTTACAACAAGAAAATGCAAATGTAGATATTTCAGAATTAGAAAATCATGTTGGTATCATTACAATATCTACCCAAAGAGTAGATCAAGATTGGGTACAAATTAGTATTAAAGACAACGGCCCCGGTATTACTGAAGAAAATAGAGCGCATTTATTTGAGCCGTTCTTTACCACAAAACCAGTAGGGCAAGGAATTGGACTGGGATTATCTATCAGCTACCAAATTATTACTCATCATCATGGAGGTAGATTAGAGTGTGTTTCCCAACCGGGGAGAGGAGCAGAATTTATTATTCAGATGCCATTGTCTTCATTAACATCAAGCTTAGAGGATCTAGATGCACGTACCAAGGAAATTGTTGGTCTTTAATAGTTAGCCATTTTTCCTTAAATACTTCTGCTTGTAAATAATAATCTTGGGAGCTATTTGCTGGGGAATGAAGTTTTAAAAATAGTGTCATCCGGTGGGGAGTTTCACTTGTTTGCGTTAACCAACAGGGAAAGGTATTCTCTTGGTTGATATTCTTGGTAAAAGTAATTTGATGGGCGCGAATACCGACATGAGATAGTCCTTTTGGAATAGGTTCTATCACTTTGAGTTTGCAACCCCAATCAATGGCTTCTATCTCTTGTGTTGAATGGATAACTGCACTAGAAAAATTTTTACATCCGGTAATTTGAGCAACACTTACAGTAGCAGGATGCTCAAAAATGTCATATTTAGAACCATAATGCACTGGGCTACCATCTTCTAACACTAATAAATTCGGGCAAATGCGGTAGGCTTCTTCCATGTTATGGGTGACGAATAAAGAAGCGCCTTGATACTCTGCCAAGGTTTGGGTCATTTGCTGTTCTAATTGACTACGCAGGTGGGTATCAAGGGCAGAAAATGGCTCATCCAAAAGTAAAGCTTCTGGTTGACTAGCTAATGCCCTAGCTAATGCTACCCTTTGTTGTTGTCCGCCAGAAAGTTGGTGCGGATAGCGATCGCCTAATCCCTGTAACTGCATGGCCACAAGTTGCTGTTCTACCTGCATTCGTATACTGTTAGTTGATAGGCCTTTAGGTAAGCCAAAAGCAATGTTTTGTGCCACCGTCATGTGGGGAAATAAGGCATAGTTCTGTACCAAAAAACCAATGCGGCGATCGCGACTGGGTAAGTTAATTCCCTGTTCTGCATCAAACAATACCCTACCATTCAATACTATCCGCCCTTTTGTCGGTGTTTCAATCCCCGCAATACACCGCAAAATCATACTTTTACCTGCGCCTGAACCACCCAACAACCCCAAAGGTTGCTCATCAGTAGTAAAAGCCACTTTTAAATGAAAACTCGGCAGGCACTTTTCAATATCCACCAACAATTCCGCCCCAGAAGCCGACTCAGATAACAAAGCCACCTCATCCCCTGCTCCCTTGCTCCCCTGCTCTCCTGCTCTCCTACTCTCTTGTTTCCCTTGCCCCCTGTTAGCCCTTAATTCTTGCCAAAAGTTAACAGCTAAAATCCCCGATAAGGAAATAGCCATAATCACAATCGACCAAAACCATGCCTCGTCAGTTGCCCCTGCTTCTACAGCGAAATAAATCGCCATTGGGATTGTTTGCGTTTGTCCAGGGATATTACCCGCCAGCATCAAGGTTGCACCAAATTCACCCAAAGCACGGGCAAAAGCTAAAGTTGTCGCAGCTACAATTCCTGGGAATGCCAAAGGTAAACTGATACGCCAAAAGATAATTAATTCGTTTGCTCCAAGGGTTCTCGCTACCCGTAGCAAATTACTATCAATTTGTTCAAAAGCTCCCAGAGCAGTTTTATACATCAGGGGAAAAGAAACAACTGTCGCTGCGATCGCTGCCCCATACCATGTAAAAACTATAGTCAAGTCAAAAGGCTGCATTAGTTTGCCGACTGGGCCATTTTTCCCAAAAAACAGCAGTAGCAAAAAGCCGACAACTGTAGGTGGTAAAATCAAAGGTGCGACAAAGATACCCTCAATCAATGATTTGCCCTTGCCCCGATAACTCAGCATCCAATATGCAGCAGCAATTCCTAAAAAGAAGGTGATGAATGTGGCAAGTAAAGATGTTTTGAGTGATATCCACAGGGGCGACAAATCAAATGGCATAGTAGGTAAAATTTGTAATTCGTAATTCGTAATTACCACTGAGTGAGGGTTTGATAAATTGTCAATAGATGGTTTCGATTTTTATGCTTTTAAATCACATCATTACTCGTTAGGTTAGTTGAGTGTTGATTATTGACTTTGAATTTTCAACACCAAAAGTTTTACAAAAATTAATAATTACTTTTTTGCTCTAAATAATAATCTACCAACTTTTTATCAGAAAGGTTGGTAGATTACAATAGATTACCTGTCAAGGTTTATTGATATAGATTTTTGACCACAAACACATTTGTTGTTGTGTGTAGTTACTTACTCTTCAAAAAATTACGAATTATTTTGGTTTTTATAACTAGCAACAGCTTCTCGAAGATTTCCTTGATGGTCTGATAAAAGTTGATTACCTGCGTCTTTATCTAAGCCTGTCCAGTGCATAACAAGCGCCAGTTTTACCCACTTACCACTACGTTCTAACAAGTAACCTGCTGCTTCCCGACTTAGCCCAGTGAGGTCTTGTAAAATGCGTAAAGCGCGATCGCGTAATTTTTGATTTGTGACTGCTACATCCACCATGCGATTGCCATAAACTTTACCCAGTTTGACCATTACGCCAGTAGATAAAATATTTAAAGTTAGTTTGGTGACAGTACCAGCTTTAAGACGAGTGGAACCTGCCAATATTTCTGGCCCTGTTAACAAACGAATATCAATATCAGCCGTAAAATCTACTTGCTCTACAGGTACACAAGCGATGAAAATTGTCAAGGCTCCGCGTTGACGAGCGGCGTTAATTGCACCGTGAACAAAAGGAGTAGTTCCACCAGCCGTAATCCCGACGACGACATCAAGTTGGGTGATATGACGTTGTGCGATCGCCGCGTCGCCATCTTCCGCACGGTCTTCTAAATCCTCAGAACTACGTATAAGTGCGCCAGCCCCACCAGCAATAATTCCTTGCACCAACTCTGGTGGTGTACAAAAAGTTGGTGGACACTCAGCAGCATCTAATACGCCTAACCTACCACTTGTACCAGCACCAATGTAAAACAAGCGTCCTCCCTGACGCAAGCGATCAGCTGTTCGTTCAATAGCCTCAGCAATCTCTGCCTTAGCCGCCGCCACCGCCGCCACTGCCTTTTGGTCTTCATTATTAAACAACTCCACCAACTCTAAAGCACTGAGTTGGTCTAAGTTCAGGCTGAGTGGATTGACTTGTTCCGTCAGTAAATGCCCGCGTTCCTGCAAATTTGCCATGTATTTGATGTTAAGTGCCATGAAGTAGTTTAGTCAAAAATCCTAACCTCTAGCCGATAGTTTAATTCTTGACTAATGACTAATGACTAATGACTAATAACTAAACGACTAAGTTACAACAATCCTTCCAGTTTGCGCCGAATCTTCTCTAATTCAGCAGCAGAAAATTCAGTTTCTTGTGCCGGTGGTACTTGGTCAGCCTCGAAAATTTCGTCGTCAGTATCCTCGTCATCATACTGACCATCAGGTTGCCAGTCAGTATCTTCCACATTAATTTCCGGGGGAAGTATTAAGTCGCTGTTTTCAGGAATAAACTCCCAATCATAACCAGCACTTTCACAAAACGCCTTAATTTCCTCAGCGTCAATTGCTTCTACCGTGGGAGTAGGGAAGTCTTGGGCTTCCAACATCAGGGCAAAACGAACAGCATCATCTTGAGATTCAAACATGAGAATTTTATTGCGTAGCTTGCCGCCGGAGGCATCGGCCACACGAACCGTATGAATACCTTCGTTTTCCGTATTAGCGTTAAAAATTAAAACAAAAACCCGCATTGGCGTAATCATTTATCCTTATGTTCGGAGGTCTATTAATTAATTAAACTTCTAGACCGTGTACCTGGGAAAGTCACAGCAATAATTTCACTTTACCAAGATTAGTCATTAGTCCATAGTCCATAGTCTATAGTCCACAGTCCCAGGTTATTTTCCCCTGCTTCCTCATCTCCCCACTCTCTAGTTAATTTCACTCACCGAGTTGATCCGAATGCCAAAAATTCATATTGCTTTGTATCCTGGTATTGGCATACTACAGACAGATGCCAAATAGTGCTAGCAGTGCGCCAACCACCTCCAGCAATAAAAAATAAAGATATGATTAAGTCTTCTAAGCAAAACCCCAGCCCAAAAATCCTTCGTAGGAATCTATGGTTGCTGATTTTGACTCGCGGTGGTATTGCCATAGGCGGACTGTTAATCGTCGCTTTGATGGGGGGGATTTGGCGATTAAGGACTTTTGTACAAAAAGAGTTAACACCATTAGCGCAAGAGAGTCTGACTACAACCCTCAACCGTCCGGTAAAACTGGGGAGAGTTACGGGCTTTTCTCTGACAGGCGTACAGTTTGCGGCTTCATCTATCCCCGCCACACCCACAGATCCAGATAAGGTAAAAGTCGATGCTGTGGAAGTAGATTTTAATCCATTGCTGTTAGTGTTTAATCGCCAGCTAAAACTAAATGTAACTTTAATTAATCCTGATGTTTACGTTGAGCAAGATGAGAGAGGACGCTGGCTGACTACGAAGATAGCGCCACCAAGTCAACAGGCAGCGATTAAAACCGATTTAGATAATATTTATTTCCGCAATGGTAAGTTGATGCTATTGCCCCAAGTAAGGACTTTAGCAGTGGGAAGTGGGGAGCCGGGAGTAGGAAATGTACAAGCTAAATCTCCCTCATCTCCCTCATCTCTCCCATCACCTCTACCCCCCATAGGTTACTCACAAGTAAATGGCTCTGCTAAATTACTAGAAAAAAACCAGCTAATTAATTTCAAAGCCATAGGTATAGCTGATAGTGGCGGCAAAATAGACGTTGAGGGACTAATGCGTCTTAAAACGATTGCGACTAATATGCAGTTGCGAGGGCAGGAATTGTTAGCTGCTGATGTTACTCGCTTAGTGAAGATACCTCTACGTTTAGAGACGGGTAGAGTTAATGGCGATTTGCGCATCCAGTTTACACCAGGCGAAAAGGCTTTATTGTACGGCAGTGCTGATTTGCAAAAGGTAACACTGTACATTCCCCGTACACCACAGGCGTTTAACAATACTCAAGGCAATCTTTACTTTCAAGGAACGGAAGTAAAATTAGAGAATATTTTTACCAACTACGGCAGCATTCCTGTAGTTGCGGCGGGAATTATCGATACTCAAGCAGGCTTTAGTTTAACAGGGCGTGTTAATGCAGTGAGTGTTGCTGATGCTCAAAAAACACTTAAGCTCAAACTGCCTTTCCCCGTAGCTGGACAATTGCAAGCTAACTTGCAAGTAGTCGGTGCAGCAAATAATCCCATTCTTTCAGGTACAGTCAGTACGATAAATACTGCTCGGATTGATAAAGTTGATTTTCAAAGTGTTAGTAGTAAATTTGAGTTTTCGCCACAGGAACGCTTAGTTACTTTAAGCGATATTCAAGGGAAAACTACGGTAGGCGGAGTGGTTACAGGTGGCGGTAAAGTCTTGCTTGGGGAAAATCCGCAAGTGAATTTGAGT
Above is a genomic segment from Nostoc sp. MS1 containing:
- a CDS encoding sensor histidine kinase is translated as MQKSPWFFFSRIAVSVFFAESFIMLSFLVLPKIPDIVETLLDATLLTLMITPSLYFFCYLPLSKEISKRAIIEKELRNSENYLKQRTQKLEQTMQQLQQAPKLLLAEKISGLGQVVAGVAHEINNPINFIYANLPHVREYGESLVDIIQLYQRIYPQVDNEIASSVAESDLDFTIQDLPKLLSSMQAGADRIRKIVLALRNFSRFDEAKVKAVNIHDGIDSTILLLQYRLKSKIGNSQIKIVKNYSKLPLVKCEPGQLNQVFMNIINNAIDVLQQENANVDISELENHVGIITISTQRVDQDWVQISIKDNGPGITEENRAHLFEPFFTTKPVGQGIGLGLSISYQIITHHHGGRLECVSQPGRGAEFIIQMPLSSLTSSLEDLDARTKEIVGL
- a CDS encoding DUF3110 domain-containing protein, whose translation is MITPMRVFVLIFNANTENEGIHTVRVADASGGKLRNKILMFESQDDAVRFALMLEAQDFPTPTVEAIDAEEIKAFCESAGYDWEFIPENSDLILPPEINVEDTDWQPDGQYDDEDTDDEIFEADQVPPAQETEFSAAELEKIRRKLEGLL
- the murQ gene encoding N-acetylmuramic acid 6-phosphate etherase, yielding MANLQERGHLLTEQVNPLSLNLDQLSALELVELFNNEDQKAVAAVAAAKAEIAEAIERTADRLRQGGRLFYIGAGTSGRLGVLDAAECPPTFCTPPELVQGIIAGGAGALIRSSEDLEDRAEDGDAAIAQRHITQLDVVVGITAGGTTPFVHGAINAARQRGALTIFIACVPVEQVDFTADIDIRLLTGPEILAGSTRLKAGTVTKLTLNILSTGVMVKLGKVYGNRMVDVAVTNQKLRDRALRILQDLTGLSREAAGYLLERSGKWVKLALVMHWTGLDKDAGNQLLSDHQGNLREAVASYKNQNNS
- a CDS encoding MFS transporter; this translates as MPQKSAALRFVILLGFVSLCADATYEGARSITGAYLQVLGASGTVVGLVAGFGELIGYGLRLVIGYLSDQSRKYWGITTLGYILNTAVVPLLAFAGRWEAAAGLMMAERTGKAIRTPPRDALLSHGVSQIGRGFGFGLHEAMDQTGAVMGPLAVAAMVYFQGEYRHSFTILIVPAVLGLIVLLVLQFLYPNPSDFEEETDEQKQQEGLPRIFWIYLGAVAIIAAGYADFPLIAFHFQKSNIATGQTIPLFYALAMGVDAIAALIFGYLFDRLGISILIIAAFLSCLFAPLVFLGNSQLALLGIAFWGIGMGAQESILKAAIAGMVPMNKRATAYGIFSTGYGLSWFLGSALMGILYDHSLMTLIIFSSATQLLAIPFFAWVKLKADPGVMSQLTVDS
- the modB gene encoding molybdate ABC transporter permease subunit, with the protein product MPFDLSPLWISLKTSLLATFITFFLGIAAAYWMLSYRGKGKSLIEGIFVAPLILPPTVVGFLLLLFFGKNGPVGKLMQPFDLTIVFTWYGAAIAATVVSFPLMYKTALGAFEQIDSNLLRVARTLGANELIIFWRISLPLAFPGIVAATTLAFARALGEFGATLMLAGNIPGQTQTIPMAIYFAVEAGATDEAWFWSIVIMAISLSGILAVNFWQELRANRGQGKQESRRAGEQGSKGAGDEVALLSESASGAELLVDIEKCLPSFHLKVAFTTDEQPLGLLGGSGAGKSMILRCIAGIETPTKGRIVLNGRVLFDAEQGINLPSRDRRIGFLVQNYALFPHMTVAQNIAFGLPKGLSTNSIRMQVEQQLVAMQLQGLGDRYPHQLSGGQQQRVALARALASQPEALLLDEPFSALDTHLRSQLEQQMTQTLAEYQGASLFVTHNMEEAYRICPNLLVLEDGSPVHYGSKYDIFEHPATVSVAQITGCKNFSSAVIHSTQEIEAIDWGCKLKVIEPIPKGLSHVGIRAHQITFTKNINQENTFPCWLTQTSETPHRMTLFLKLHSPANSSQDYYLQAEVFKEKWLTIKDQQFPWYVHLDPLSLMLMKTMASE
- a CDS encoding PAS domain-containing protein, with amino-acid sequence MAQPLTVLIIDDCVEDRVAYRRYLQQDQKYRYTILEQETGEKALQLCGQCQPDVILLDFLLPDLDGLEFLTELQKLVKGAMPAIVMLTGYGNEAIAVQAMKSGVYDYLVKGETTAERLRSTISSAIVQGQLRQELYRSEEKLRETQKFIERIAETTPGILYVYDLLEQCNVYLNGQVNKLLGYSAEAIQALGNKFLVQLMHPDDFIKLPQLFQQFNSAKDEDIIEHEYRMRHANGKWCWFSSRNSVFVRNDDGSPRQIVGTAFDITSRKQTEEELRSSNERFRLAAAAVNAMIYELDLETNTVARTEGLIRILGYSPEEVPANLEWWQEQIHPEDKETLIQQFHNLPVNQNFYTFEYRVRHKNNQYIYVLDQGVITKNQHGQPVRIIGSTTDITEQQLALRDRQLAEVALRQSEAKFRRIVDSNIVGIYFGDASGQIYEANDAFLAMMGYSRSELEAGVLRWDLMSPPEYQDLDQNKIHELLTYGACTPFEKEYLHKDGYRIPILLGLAEIEGKEEKGYAACFVLDLTQSKSAEAALRQSEERYRHLSNVIPQLVWIKNNQGECEYVNQRWCEYTGLTQEQAIGLGWQQVIHPDDIAAIQQAWMQGMKTEQPYEQEIRCRKHDGSYRWHLARAVPITDETGRILRWFGTSTDINDRKQLEAERNRLLQLEKAARAEAEAANRTKDEFVAMVSHDLRSPLNSILGWSQLLRTRQFDEATFTRALETIERNAQSQSKLLEDLLDMSRLLRGKLKLECNQVDLAAIINVAIETAYPSAQAKNIHLESVIDESVPLISGDINRLLQVLGNLLSNAIKFTPAKGQITVKLLQANTDTQITVTDTGIGISPDFLPYVFERYRQADRQNQQGGLGLGLTIARYLVELHGGTIHVTSPGEGEGTTFIIKLPLCRS